The following coding sequences are from one Ornithodoros turicata isolate Travis chromosome 1, ASM3712646v1, whole genome shotgun sequence window:
- the LOC135378486 gene encoding uncharacterized protein LOC135378486: MSVVQLVSATSRPCSERRLMVTSPNGVHFQFKLTAISGDAPGNPSESAQVQCTLYTGVALGQSSPEFLGRSTALLRGSLRSLRISSTSPPVLGEGDWPGWARLEEMPSTSSGPDPYWSASVDIRSTSLEAFAANGLRSVPVVIKPTNGSAIRSRNPKALIQCLEAITPDFREISEVRQYGKDGVICKSDNVRVVRSLLSTSSFGGVPVEAFVPHHLACIKGVVKGVDTSLHATELLDLFADVGALDIYRCSRPENDRRIPTESVIVTFAGHSCPEEIKSWPLIFRVDPFRRRPLQCRRCFRFGHSTKNCKSDVRCRRCGEAHEESACSDGTPLRCCLCGDAHSADCQSCSYRDQEAALLEIMDSRHCSRADAIASLKGRRSGFAGKAQVNACSDDKLQRMINSAVEAAMATLKDELSSLCSMFATLSSVISGAVPVISCNGSASLVQEPKAQPPPVSPDPRPPTRCEPASSQADPQCMAPSSDSMDATSFNPKRGASPPALRWCSPCDNPHGKRSKKVTSPSLECLAVQLTLRDNRSVAVVNVYCPAAFQSPSAINGVLTGVPREHLVLGDFNSHHVTWGLRTDSSGRELWNWICQHNLSVANDGSPKFLRGTSRSVLDLTLCSTSIRLAAWKTLDLGTNSDHLPIYFEILTPSKLTVSVRPLCNYSLQAESLAGLLKECAGLPAIDRAAKAAASLSRSLVKSKFHIQKHSSSDCAPWWNEECTRAFRRRKAAWKQLLSNSCHVNWKNFQFLKAVFKRTVSAAKHSFYNGRNSFLSHLKRRRDLHRHVSYIRRSFSGAASPEFSVAADDIAKAKLEDIARGLSLRFRNTVPHSYAVPHVSPSGSFKVTEEELDSVVHALPKSAPGPDGITGKIVKSLWSSHPQELLNIVNMSLEHSWVPDEWKVAKVVVIKKSVARGLDLDNIRPIALTSVLCETVERILHRRLSSHMEAASTLNDSQIGFRPRCSIWMAHVNLESQIRLARENGKLSALVTLDVAKAYDSVEHSVLLQRMASLNIPPYILSWVANFLTGRSFYCSDGRFTSSPHVQLRGVPQGSVLSPLLFNILMSSLPLDQDILTITYADDIAFFASSPSLHSLYEKLQAYLVTLSAWMRSVHLSLNVQKSAVLPFPHSGRSTGVMTLDLKVSSESIRQANTLKYLGVWYDSELDWSLHLEALSQKAAKAGSIISRCSGARIGMRRKALLFLYQSYVRPILEFGCVLFSHLPDYRLARLFTIQKRMLRLCLGLPKYASNLALYSEAQVPPLKSRFRLLSVNTYLSLCQSPVSLRHTAALRDMPQWLSRRWRKANTPQLVFTQRLLAPLGVSLTDLFSHGSPRPSPLVLSADAFQPGITSANPDRLEAILSGHINRFPHHLAVATDASVSEERAGVGIVCPRFDAHFPVRLPDYTPAFESEFLAITLAVRMVPGPFCKVLVLSDCLSVISSLSNPSSPLQQLLASLAPPHVSEIVLTWIPGHRGLSLNEAADSLAKAALSGPIINVLPPLADVTKARYRRFLQLTGSRLAPLRYAHLSYSWQPHCCASRHVEVLLTRLRCLALPLDFYLHRAGVSNSPACLHCGQDETVEHFLLHCHRFERLRQEYLARPLARAGAPLCLQSILSFGASHLGRWSWAVASNVAAFVILSDRT; the protein is encoded by the exons ATGTCTGTGGTGCAGCTCGTGTCGGCCACTTCGAGGCCTTGCAGCGAGAGAAGGCTCATGGTCACGTCGCCCAATG GTGTCCACTTCCAGTTTAAACTCAcggcgatttcgggtgatgcaccTGGTAATCCGAGTGAGAGCGCCCAGGTCCAGTGCACGCTCTACACGGGAGTCGCTCTGGGACAGTCATCACCCGAATTTCTCGGACGCTCTACCGCTCTTCTACGAGGGTCGCTGCGCTCGCTACGCATT TCATCGACCTCACCCCCTGTGCTCGGTGAGGGCGATTGGCCCGGGTGGGCGCGGTTAGAGGAGATGCCGTCCACTAGTAGTGGACCCGACCCGTACTGGTCGGCGTCTGTGGACATCCGTTCGACTTCTCTTGAAGCTTTTGCGGCTAACGGGCTCCGCTCGGTTCCGGTTGTCATCAAGCCAACCAATGGTTCTGCTATCCGATCCCGGAACCCTAAAGCTCTGATACAATGCCTGGAGGCGATTACTCCCGACTTTCGAGAGATTAGCGAAGTTCGCCAATATGGCAAGGACGGTGTCATCTGCAAATCTGACAATGTAAGAGTCGTCAGGTCACTTTTGTCGACGTCCTCCTTTGGTGGTGTACCTGTCGAGGCCTTCGTTCCGCACCACCTTGCTTGTATTAAGGGCGTCGTGAAGGGAGTGGACACCTCCCTGCACGCGACCGAACTCTTAGATCTATTCGCCGACGTCGGAGCTCTCGACATCTACCGCTGTAGCAGGCCAGAGAATGATCGCCGCATTCCTACCGAATCTGTCATTGTTACGTTCGCCGGCCACTCCTGCCCTGAGGAGATTAAGTCCTGGCCTCTCATCTTTCGTGTTGACCCATTCAGGAGGAGACCCTTGCAGTGCAGGCGCTGCTTCCGGTTCGGTCACTCAACCAAGAACTGCAAGTCCGATGTCCGCTGCCGCCGGTGCGGAGAAGCTCATGAAGAATCTGCGTGCTCTGACGGCACCCCCCTCAGATGCTGCCTTTGTGGTGATGCGCACTCTGCCGATTGCCAGTCCTGCTCTTACCGAGACCAAGAGGCTGCTCTGCTGGAGATTATGGACTCCCGCCATTGTTCGCGTGCTGATGCTATCGCTTCGCTGAAAGGTCGCAGATCCGGCTTCGCAGGGAAAGCCCAGGTGAATGCGTGCTCTGACGACAAGCTCCAAAGAATGATCAACTCCGCAGTTGAGGCCGCTATGGCCACGCTTAAAGACGAGCTCAGCTCGTTATGCTCCATGTTCGCAACCCTCTCCTCCGTGATCTCTGGCGCTGTTCCGGTCATCTCTTGCAACGGCTCAGCCTCCCTGGTGCAGGAGCCAAAGGCCCAACCTCCACCTGTATCTCCTGACCCTCGACCCCCCACGCGCTGCGAACCAGCGTCAAGCCAGGCCGACCCCCAGTGCATGGCTCCCTCTTCAGATTCCATGGACGCAACATCATTCAACCCTAAACGCGGCGCTTCTCCGCCCGCGTTAAGGTGGTGCAGCCCCTGTGACAACCCCCATGGCAAACGCTCCAAGAAG GTCACATCTCCCTCACTTGAGTGCCTTGCAGTTCAGCTTACGCTCCGAGATAACAGATCCGTGGCTGTTGTTAACGTGTACTGCCCGGCGGCCTTCCAGTCCCCCTCTGCCATCAATGGCGTTCTCACTGGTGTTCCTCGTGAACACCTTGTTCTCGGCGACTTCAACTCCCATCATGTCACATGGGGTCTGAGAACTGACTCTAGCGGTCGGGAACTGTGGAATTGGATCTGTCAACATAACCTCTCAGTTGCGAATGACGGGTCCCCCAAGTTCCTTCGTGGTACTTCCCGCTCCGTCCTGGACCTTACCCTGTGCTCCACATCGATTCGCCTTGCAGCATGGAAAACTCTTGACTTGGGCACTAATAGTGATCATCTTCCCATCTACTTCGAAATTCTCACTCCTAGTAAGCTGACTGTGTCCGTGCGCCCCCTCTGTAACTACTCCCTGCAGGCAGAAAGCCTGGCCGGTCTCTTGAAGGAATGCGCAGGCCTCCCTGCCATCGATCGCGCCGCCAAGGCAGCGGCCTCCTTGTCTCGCTCTCTCGTGAAGTCCAAGTTCCATATCCAGAAGCACTCGTCGTCGGACTGCGCGCCATGGTGGAACGAGGAATGTACAAGAGCGTTTCGTCGGCGCAAGGCCGCCTGGAAGCAGCTGCTATCGAATTCATGCCATGTAAACTGGAAGAACTTCCAGTTCCTTAAAGCTGTGTTCAAGCGCACCGTCTCGGCGGCGAAACATTCCTTCTATAATGGGCGCAACTCATTCCTCTCTCACCTGAAGCGCAGGAGGGACCTGCACAGGCACGTCTCCTACATCCGCAGATCGTTCTCGGGTGCCGCCTCCCCAGAGTTTTCCGTCGCTGCCGACGATATCGCCAAAGCCAAGCTCGAAGACATTGCCAGGGGTCTTTCGCTCCGCTTCAGGAATACTGTTCCCCACTCCTACGCAGTTCCCCACGTATCGCCCTCAGGCTCCTTCAAAGTTACTGAGGAGGAACTGGATTCTGTCGTGCACGCCCTCCCAAAATCAGCTCCTGGCCCGGACGGTATCACTGGCAAGATAGTAAAGTCCCTTTGGTCCTCCCACCCCCAAGAACTTCTCAACATCGTGAACATGTCTCTAGAGCACTCATGGGTTCCCGACGAATGGAAGGTGGCAAAAGTGGTGGTCATCAAAAAATCCGTCGCCAGGGGTCTTGACCTGGATAACATCCGCCCAATTGCCCTGACCTCAGTCCTCTGCGAGACGGTCGAGCGCATCTTGCATCGCCGCCTCTCTTCTCACATGGAAGCCGCATCCACTCTAAATGATAGCCAGATTGGGTTTCGTCCTCGCTGCTCCATCTGGATGGCTCATGTCAATCTCGAAAGCCAGATCCGTCTTGCCCGTGAAAATGGGAAGCTCTCCGCTCTCGTTACGTTGGATGTCGCCAAGGCCTACGATAGCGTGGAGCACAGTGTCCTCCTGCAAAGAATGGCTTCCTTAAATATCCCACCGTACATCCTCTCGTGGGTCGCGAATTTCCTCACCGGTAGATCGTTTTACTGCTCTGATGGCCGCTTCACTTCATCGCCGCATGTACAGCTTCGGGGAGTGCCCCAAGGATCTGTCTTGTCACCCCTGCTCTTCAACATCCTTATGAGCTCTCTGCCCCTGGACCAGGACATCCTCACAATCACCTATGCCGACGACATAGCATTCTTCGCCTCATCGCCCTCATTGCACTCGTTGTACGAGAAGTTGCAAGCGTACCTTGTCACCCTGTCTGCCTGGATGCGATCCGTTCATCTCTCGCTGAACGTACAGAAGTCTGCCGTGCTCCCCTTTCCCCATTCCGGACGCTCAACGGGCGTCATGACTCTCGATCTGAAGGTCTCGTCGGAGTCCATCCGCCAGGCAAACACACTCAAGTACCTCGGTGTGTGGTACGACAGCGAGCTTGATTGGTCCCTCCACCTTGAAGCCCTGAGCCAAAAAGCTGCGAAGGCCGGCAGCATCATTAGTCGTTGCTCCGGCGCCCGCATCGGGATGCGTAGGAAAGCTTTACTGTTCCTGTATCAGAGTTACGTACGCCCGATACTGGAGTTTGGCTGCGTCCTCTTTTCTCATCTCCCAGACTACCGCTTGGCTAGACTCTTCACCATCCAGAAGCGGATGCTACGCCTGTGCCTGGGTCTCCCTAAGTATGCCTCGAACCTGGCGCTGTACTCAGAAGCCCAAGTTCCTCCTTTAAAGTCGCGCTTTCGCCTGCTCTCAGTCAATACCTACCTTTCTCTATGCCAAAGCCCTGTCTCTCTCAGACACACGGCTGCCCTCAGGGACATGCCTCAGTGGCTGTCTAGGCGGTGGCGCAAGGCAAACACCCCGCAGCTAGTGTTCACTCAGCGCTTACTGGCGCCGTTAGGGGTATCGCTGACTGATCTCTTCTCACATGGATCTCCCCGGCCGAGCCCTTTGGTGCTGTCCGCTGACGCCTTCCAACCTGGAATCACCTCCGCCAATCCGGACAGGTTGGAAGCCATCCTCTCCGGCCATATCAACCGTTTCCCTCACCACCTAGCGGTTGCAACCGATGCGTCCGTTTCGGAGGAGCGGGCTGGCGTAGGCATAGTCTGCCCTCGTTTTGACGCGCATTTCCCTGTCCGCCTGCCTGACTACACTCCAGCCTTCGAAAGTGAGTTTCTCGCCATTACCCTTGCAGTTAGGATGGTCCCAGGGCCCTTCTGCAAAGTCCTAGTCCTGTCCGACTGTCTGTCCGTCATCTCTTCTCTCTCTAACCCGTCAAGCCCGCTACAGCAGCTCTTGGCCTCCCTTGCTCCGCCTCACGTCTCAGAGATTGTGCTCACCTGGATACCGGGGCACCGTGGTCTCTCGCTCAACGAGGCGGCAGACAGCCTAGCCAAGGCGGCACTCTCTGGTCCGATCATCAATGTTCTCCCCCCTCTGGCTGACGTTACTAAAGCCAGGTATCGGAGGTTCCTGCAGCTCACTGGGTCCCGCCTTGCTCCCCTCAGATACGCCCACCTCTCCTACTCATGGCAGCCTCACTGCTGCGCTTCTCGCCACGTCGAGGTGCTCCTTACACGTCTCCGATGCCTCGCCCTCCCTCTTGACTTTTATCTACACCGAGCTGGAGTCTCCAATTCTCCCGCGTGCTTGCACTGTGGTCAGGACGAGACTGTGGAGCACTTCCTTCTCCACTGCCACCGCTTTGAGCGCCTTCGTCAAGAATACCTGGCTCGCCCTCTGGCCAGAGCCGGCGCCCCCCTCTGCCTGCAGTCCATCCTATCATTTGGGGCTTCTCACTTGGGGAGGTGGAGCTGGGCCGTAGCGTCCAATGTGGCTGCTTTTGTCATCCTATCTGATCGTACCTGA